From the Pseudomonadota bacterium genome, the window GAATCTTTTAGTATGTCTTTTATGTGATGGACATATGTTGATCGAAGGTATGCCAGGGCTGGCCAAAACCACTGCTGCAAAATCAATTGCCGCCGGCATTGCTGCTGATTTTCACCGGATTCAGTTTACCCCAGACCTGTTGCCATCTGATTTGATCGGTACTGAAATATACGTTCACGAGAAAAGCAATTTTACTTTCCGTAAGGGACCCATTTTCAACAATATCGTTTTGGCTGACGAAATCAACCGCGCTCCGGCCAAGGTACAATCTGCTCTTTTAGAGTCCATGGAAGAAAGACAGGTCACGGTTGGTCACCAAAGCTACCAACTGCCAGAGCTGTATATGGTGCTGGCCACGCAAAACCCAATTGAACAAGAGGGCACCTATAACCTGCCCGAAGCCCAACTTGATCGTTTTGCCATGTATGTCGTAGTGGATTATCCAAGCCACGCAGAAGAATTACTAATTGCTGATATGGATATGGCCAAACAAGTAAAGCACAAGAGCGAAGACTTACCTGTTACCAGCACAGCTGAAATAGGGGCAGCTCGTGAGTCTGTTGCTGCCATGTACATGGATGAAAAGGTCAAGGACTACATCGTATCTTTGGTCATCGCCAGTCGCAATTCAGAAAAATATGCAGCCAAACTTGGCAAGTGGATTGCCCACGGTGCTTCACCTCGAGCCACACTTACATTGATTCGATGTACCAAAGCTCTGGCGTGGTTGCGGGGCGATGAATACGTAACTCCGCATCACGTGCAAGAAATTGCTCTGCCGATTTTGCGGCACCGGATAATTCCGACTTTTGCAGCTGAAGCAGAGGGAGTCACACGTGAGATGATTGTCAAACGCCTTTTAGAGGTTGTTGCAATACCATAGAAGGTCGAATTCATGCTATATCCAGATTTCGAGGAGTTAGTAGCTCTTAAAGGTAGAGCCACGCAACTTTGCTTAAAATCTAACCGGGCCGTTATTTCAACTGCTACCGGAGATAACCTATCCCCCTTTAGAGGGCAAGGTTTAGAATTTGAAGAGGTGCGAGAATATGCACCAGGCGATGATGTGCGCAATATTGATTGGCGGGTGACGGCACGTACTGGCAAACCGCACATGAAGGTGTTTCGGGAAGAGCATGAGCGTAGCGTCATGCTCTGTGTCGATGTCAATGAAGCTATGCGTTTTGGCACCAGAGGCACTTTTAAATCTGTGCAAGCAGCACGAGTGGCAGCTCTTCTTGGGTGGCGCGCGCATATGAATCACGACAGACTCGGTGGGTGCTTGTTTGGAAGCATCAGCAAAGGCGTACAGTTCTTTGCCCCCAAGCGATCGCGTAAATCTTTTTGGGCGATTTTAAAGCAGCTCAGTGATCACAACCACCTAACCGACTCAAAAATAGTGCCTGTAGGGGATATACTGATGAACTTCAACAAAGCGGCTCCCACCGGTTCACTGATCTATGTTATCAGTGACTTTAGTAGCTTGGGGGAGTCATTTGCTTTGCAGATCGGGAAATTAAGAAAACGCTGTGATCTGGTTTTTATTACAATCGATGACGCAGCTGATCAACATATCCCGCCAATAGGTGAAGTATTGTTTGCCAATGATCACACAGAAACAGTACACATCAATACCAACAATGGGTTGGGCAGAAAATCCTACGCGCATCAGTGGCAAGAAACCAGGACACAACTATGTCAAATTGCCTCTCAATTTGCTATTGGATTGATTTCATTGCGCACTACTGATGTGGTTGCTAGTCAATTAACGCTCGGTTTAAAACACTTGAGTAAAAGGACGCAAGTTAGATGAACGATTTAATTAACCAATTGCATGATATTGAAGGGATTGATGCCATTGCTTGGTGGCCGCTGGCTCCTGGATGGTGGGGCATCATCTCATTGGTATTAATTAGCGTTGTGTTGTTGGGGGTATATATACAACGCAGGCGTAGATTAGCCCGTAGTTGGCAACAGGATGTTGCCAGCCAACTGTGTGAAATGGAGCAAAAGCTTACCCCAACAACGGCCGTGGCTACAGCAAAGGAACTGTCTGAGATCATTCGCCGCATTGCAATCCAGCAGTTTTCGCGCAAACAATGTGCGGCTTTAGAA encodes:
- a CDS encoding DUF4381 domain-containing protein produces the protein MNDLINQLHDIEGIDAIAWWPLAPGWWGIISLVLISVVLLGVYIQRRRRLARSWQQDVASQLCEMEQKLTPTTAVATAKELSEIIRRIAIQQFSRKQCAALEGKAWLRWLKNHDPNQFDWQTQGEWLITVVYAPSTTSIPIEHLRNCLAAIKRWIQ
- a CDS encoding DUF58 domain-containing protein, which codes for MLYPDFEELVALKGRATQLCLKSNRAVISTATGDNLSPFRGQGLEFEEVREYAPGDDVRNIDWRVTARTGKPHMKVFREEHERSVMLCVDVNEAMRFGTRGTFKSVQAARVAALLGWRAHMNHDRLGGCLFGSISKGVQFFAPKRSRKSFWAILKQLSDHNHLTDSKIVPVGDILMNFNKAAPTGSLIYVISDFSSLGESFALQIGKLRKRCDLVFITIDDAADQHIPPIGEVLFANDHTETVHINTNNGLGRKSYAHQWQETRTQLCQIASQFAIGLISLRTTDVVASQLTLGLKHLSKRTQVR
- a CDS encoding MoxR family ATPase; this encodes MTETGLQTKKPKEQVAEIGKHKLANLQRSLESKIIGQKSLIENLLVCLLCDGHMLIEGMPGLAKTTAAKSIAAGIAADFHRIQFTPDLLPSDLIGTEIYVHEKSNFTFRKGPIFNNIVLADEINRAPAKVQSALLESMEERQVTVGHQSYQLPELYMVLATQNPIEQEGTYNLPEAQLDRFAMYVVVDYPSHAEELLIADMDMAKQVKHKSEDLPVTSTAEIGAARESVAAMYMDEKVKDYIVSLVIASRNSEKYAAKLGKWIAHGASPRATLTLIRCTKALAWLRGDEYVTPHHVQEIALPILRHRIIPTFAAEAEGVTREMIVKRLLEVVAIP